The sequence below is a genomic window from Chondrinema litorale.
GATATGTTGCAGGAACTCCTCCAGGTACTGTGGCATCTATTGTGTAAGACTCACCTACACAAATTACTGTATCAGCAGGTAAATAAGGCGTATTAACCACATTTACTAATACATATTCTTCATCAGTACATCCGGTAGAATCTGTTACTGTAACAGTGTAAAGTGTAGTTTCAGTAGGTGATACAACTACAGTCTCTCCTATTCCACCGCCATTATCCCACTCTACTCCAATTACTGAAGATGATGAAGTATAAGAAACTGATAATTCAGCCGCTCCACCAGCACAAATGAATTTGTCTTCGCTTACTTCTATAATCTCAGGAGCAGTTTTAACATCAAAGGTTTTAGTTACTGTAGCAGTACAACCAGAAGTATTCGTAATGGTTAGTGTTGCTTCAAAAGTTCCTGCACTTGGATAAGCAAAAGAAGCGGAAGAACCTTGTGCATCTGTAATTCCATCGCCATCAAAATCCCACTCATATAAAATCACTGGGCTACCAAAGGTGGTTGATTGATCTAAGAAGTTTGTTTCCTCGCCAAAGCAAACCTCTTCTACTGCGAAGTCAGCTTCTGGAATGGTAATAATCTTAGTTGTATCATCTGTACATCCTAAATCACTTGTAACTCTGTAAGTGATTGGATAAGTACCAGGCTCATTGATTAAGGCAAAGAAAACGTTTAAATCATTTACCACTCTAAAACCTTGACCTAAATCTATTTCTCTTAAGAATATTTCAGTAGCTACCTCACTGTCATCTATGGTAGATAAATCGGTAAAGGTAACTCCTTGTACACTACATGTGTTCGGAATAAAATCTGCAACAGGATTAGGATTGATATCAAAAGTTTCGGTAAACTCAGCAGTACAACTATCTGTACTGGTAACAATTAATCTCATTGTTTGAGAACCGTGCTCTGTGTATGTTCTTTCTAATGTATTATTGAAAGCTACTGTATCTATGCTTCCATCTCCATTGAAATCCCAAGCATAAGAAATGATGTTTGGATTAGCAGAAGCTTCAAAGGTTGTAGTAGTACCCAAACAAGCTGATTCAACTAAGAAACTAGCATCTGGAGATTGTAATATTTCAACTTCTTTAGTAACCGTAACAGGGCAAAATCCAGAATTAATAGGCACCATTACTGTTAAAGCTACAGTATAAGTTCCAGGGGTATTATAGGTAAATTCAGGATTAGCCTCATCGCTATCTACAGTACCGTCATTTTCAAAATCCCATGCATAGATTGGCGTACCAAAATTAGGATCATATATTGTACTATCTGAAAACTGTACTAACTGGCCTGAACAAGCATTATCAACGCCAAAATCAACTCCAGGTACAAAAACAGTTGTTCTAATAGTATCTGGACAGCCATTATCTACTAAAATAGCTAATGAAATTGGATACTCTCCTGGAGCACTAACTTCAAAAGAATTGATTGCTCCTAATCCGGAATTCTCTTCTGGGGTATCATTGTATTCCCCATCATCATTAAAATCCCAACGTCTTTCTGTGGTCGAAGTACCATGAAGTTCTGAAATGTCTTCCAAACCCACTGTGATTGTATTACCATTCGCTACATTTTCTATATCGACACAAGTTAAAGTATAAACAAATTCTGCTTCTGGTGCTGGAAGGAAAGTCACTTGATAAACAACCGTCTGCTCACATTTTGTAGATGGATTAGCTCCTCCTGTAGTATAATTATGTTCTAAATCTGTTACTGCAACTGTAAGTTGATAATAATGCGTTTCCGGAGTTTGATTTGTGTTAACTGCTTCTGGTGGCACAATTGTAATCGCGGCACTATCTCCCAATGAAGATATAAAGTTATTATTTATATCAACTTCTGACCATTCATAATTCATTGTTCCTAATTGTAAATCATGAGTTGGATCATAAGAGTCTAAAATCAAATCTCCAAGAGAGACACAATAATCAAAAACAGTATCTCGCACCACAGGGCAAGGCAGTACTTCTATCCGTTGTGTACCCACCAAATCTTGACAACCGGTACCATCATCTAATAAAATTAAACCTGATAAATAAGTACCTGGTTCTGTATAAGTATAAACTGTAGGATTTTCATCTTCTCTAAATTCTCCATTACCGAAATCCCATGTTAAAATATGATCGGTGTTATCCGGAAAACCTTCAAACTCAACTGCTAAGTCTGGATAACCAATAGTATCGGAAACAGTAAATTCTCCTTCGGGCCCACTAATCTCAATATAATCTTCTACGACCAGCGTATCTAAACATCCGAGAGAATCTTGCACAATTAAAGTTACATCGTATACACCAGGCTCAGTATATGTATACACTGGATTTTGCACACCAGACATCGCACTTCCATCTCCAAAATCCCAATACCAATCACCAACGGCATTTGGCACTGAGTTGCCTAACGAATCTTGTATAAAGACAGGATTTAAAACTTCACTTAAATCTTCAAAGGTCACTGTATAAGGCGGACATTCTGGTTGACCAGAATAATCAGAATCGAAATTGGCAATTAAACTATCTGTGACTACTGTAAAACTGATGTCGACTGTATCGGCACAACCATTAATATCATAAAGGACTAACTCACCAGTATAATCGATTCCCGCAGTATTTCCTTCAAAAAATAAAACAGGCTCTAAACCACCAGCAGTTTGCCCATCGCTAAAAGTCCACTGCCCATTAAAAGGCTGCACTCCTATTGAAAGGGAATCTACATTGATAAATCCTACTAAATCGCCACCACAATCAGGTTGTTGAATGATGTCGTAATCTGCAATTGGTTTGGTTGGTCTTACTTTAACAGAATCTGAAGCGGTACAACCAAACTCATCGGTTACAGTTAATTTCGCCCAGTAAAAGTTATACTGCGGATCATTAATTACTTCGTAAACCCAAGGTTCTGGATACTCTTCATTTGAATCAATAACACCATCACCGTCAAAATCCCATTCCCATAAAACTATGTCTGCAATTGAGCTAGACATATCTCTGAAAGTAACTTCATAATCTTTACATGTACCCGCATTACAAACTTCAAAATTGATTTCAGGGCCATAAACTTTTACCACATCTACCATGAGTGTATCAAACTTACAACCTTGGTCTGAAGTGATGATGAGATTGACTGAATAATAACCCGGCTCATCGTAATAAACATTATTAGGGCTTGTGCTGGTACTGGTTTGTCCGTTTCCAAAATCCCAATAATAACTGGTTATGGAAGCACCGTCTATTGTTACACCACTGGCATCAAAATCGAAAAAAGCCGGGTAACATATACCATCAGTATTAGGAGTGACAGTGATACCTGTAAAGTCTGGGACACCTAAAACTGGTTGAGTACCACTCTGTGTGACGCTATGCGTACAATTTGCATCATCATTCTCTACTGTTAGAGTTACAGACCACTCTGAACCCGGAGGCACATTTAATACTGGGTTTTCTTCGTCAGTTATAGTAGTTGTATTTCCATCAACTGTAATTTCCCATTCGAAACGATCTGCTCCGATAGAAGCATCTACTAAGAAAAGGGAATCGAAAACACAGGTTTCTGTATAGTATTCAAAATCTGCTTTTGGCGGATTTACTGTTATTTCACTTGTAATAGTATCTGTACATCCATTACTTAAATAATAGAGTGAAACTGTATACACACCGGGGTCTACTCCATCATATGTGTAAGCACCATCCATTTCTGAGCTCATCAAAGTATCTCCACTCAGGTAATTCCAACCCCAAGTAATCTCATAAGGATTATCAGCATCTACAGGTGTGGTATTTGTGAAAATAATTTCTTCCCCATTACAAACAAGTACCGCTGAAGGTGTAAAACCTAAATCTTCTGCTGAAACACCTACTTGCAAGAAAGCCTCTCGGGTAAATTCACTGGTACAACCTTCGGCAGTAGAAACACTTAAGGTTACATCGTAAGCACCAGTATCTTGTAATGATATAAAAGGAGCTTCGCCTGTGTAAGTATCAACTACATCGCCAGTTCTGCTATTTGTAATGGTCCACTCATAATCCGTAATTTCTACCGCTGAAATAGTACTATCTATTAAAGTAGTAGTAAAATCTGGAGCACAACCACCGGCTTCGTAAGCTTCGAACATAGCTACAGTTTGCATAGCTACAATGTAGCTTTCTTTTATAAGCTCACTGGTACAGCCATCTGCACTTGTTGCAGTTAGTCTTACTGTGTAAGTGCCAAAATCTGTATAATTATGAGAAGGGTTTTGCTCTGTTGAAGTTGTTCCATCACCAAAATCCCACTCCCAAGTGGCACCATTGGTTGTTGTATTGGTAAAGTTTACAGTAAAATTGTCTACACAAAAACCCGTTGCATCTGCTGTAAAATCAACATCTGGTGATTCGGGAACTGTTACTGCTTGCACCAAAATAGCTTCACCACCACAATTCGTTTCAGAATCTAAAATAGTTGCTCTAATTGTATATACACCAGGCTGTGTATAAGTATGCTCTGGTGCTCTAAGTGAATCTGCGGTGGCTGTACCACTCAATTGCGTTCCATCTCCAAACTCCCAAGTAATAATCTGGTTTGCAGAAATTATATTAGAAATATTTTCGAATGAAGTAGTAAATGGTGCACATCCCTGCTCATCGCCAGTTCGTTGAATTTCTCCTGCAAAGTCTTGAATTTGCACTAAAGCAGTGCTAGTAATTGTACTACTACATCCAGCATCTAAATCTGTTACAGTTAAACTTACATTATAAATACCCGGTTCAGTGTAAGTATGTGATGGATTTTGTAAATCTGCATCTGAATCGTCTTCATCTCCAAAATCCCAAGAGTACTCGTAGTTTCCAGCATCATGGGTTGCTTCAAATTGGATATCGGTGGGATAAACACAGGTTTGCAAATCTCCAGTGGCCGTAAAATCCAGATTGAAACCTTCTGATAGAACAATGTCTTGGCTAATAACTGCTGTATTTGAACATCCCTGATCGTCAAACACGGTTAACTCAACAGTATATGAACCCGGTGACTCATAAGTATGAGACAAAGTAGGCTCGTTACTCACTGTGCCATCTCCCAATTTCCACAGATAAGAAGTTATGGT
It includes:
- a CDS encoding PKD domain-containing protein, with protein sequence MNRTTIKYQFFLFFIACQFAAVTQTFAQTIEVTEVPDGCGFLRASFEYTGGTVKTANWNFGNGNNSTEAAPSAFFSAPGNYTVTVAGTLQDDTPFSDNVVVTVKEPPLAIIDIDGYTSGSCVQAPLTVQFDGSGSVDASANTITSYLWKLGDGTVSNEPTLSHTYESPGSYTVELTVFDDQGCSNTAVISQDIVLSEGFNLDFTATGDLQTCVYPTDIQFEATHDAGNYEYSWDFGDEDDSDADLQNPSHTYTEPGIYNVSLTVTDLDAGCSSTITSTALVQIQDFAGEIQRTGDEQGCAPFTTSFENISNIISANQIITWEFGDGTQLSGTATADSLRAPEHTYTQPGVYTIRATILDSETNCGGEAILVQAVTVPESPDVDFTADATGFCVDNFTVNFTNTTTNGATWEWDFGDGTTSTEQNPSHNYTDFGTYTVRLTATSADGCTSELIKESYIVAMQTVAMFEAYEAGGCAPDFTTTLIDSTISAVEITDYEWTITNSRTGDVVDTYTGEAPFISLQDTGAYDVTLSVSTAEGCTSEFTREAFLQVGVSAEDLGFTPSAVLVCNGEEIIFTNTTPVDADNPYEITWGWNYLSGDTLMSSEMDGAYTYDGVDPGVYTVSLYYLSNGCTDTITSEITVNPPKADFEYYTETCVFDSLFLVDASIGADRFEWEITVDGNTTTITDEENPVLNVPPGSEWSVTLTVENDDANCTHSVTQSGTQPVLGVPDFTGITVTPNTDGICYPAFFDFDASGVTIDGASITSYYWDFGNGQTSTSTSPNNVYYDEPGYYSVNLIITSDQGCKFDTLMVDVVKVYGPEINFEVCNAGTCKDYEVTFRDMSSSIADIVLWEWDFDGDGVIDSNEEYPEPWVYEVINDPQYNFYWAKLTVTDEFGCTASDSVKVRPTKPIADYDIIQQPDCGGDLVGFINVDSLSIGVQPFNGQWTFSDGQTAGGLEPVLFFEGNTAGIDYTGELVLYDINGCADTVDISFTVVTDSLIANFDSDYSGQPECPPYTVTFEDLSEVLNPVFIQDSLGNSVPNAVGDWYWDFGDGSAMSGVQNPVYTYTEPGVYDVTLIVQDSLGCLDTLVVEDYIEISGPEGEFTVSDTIGYPDLAVEFEGFPDNTDHILTWDFGNGEFREDENPTVYTYTEPGTYLSGLILLDDGTGCQDLVGTQRIEVLPCPVVRDTVFDYCVSLGDLILDSYDPTHDLQLGTMNYEWSEVDINNNFISSLGDSAAITIVPPEAVNTNQTPETHYYQLTVAVTDLEHNYTTGGANPSTKCEQTVVYQVTFLPAPEAEFVYTLTCVDIENVANGNTITVGLEDISELHGTSTTERRWDFNDDGEYNDTPEENSGLGAINSFEVSAPGEYPISLAILVDNGCPDTIRTTVFVPGVDFGVDNACSGQLVQFSDSTIYDPNFGTPIYAWDFENDGTVDSDEANPEFTYNTPGTYTVALTVMVPINSGFCPVTVTKEVEILQSPDASFLVESACLGTTTTFEASANPNIISYAWDFNGDGSIDTVAFNNTLERTYTEHGSQTMRLIVTSTDSCTAEFTETFDINPNPVADFIPNTCSVQGVTFTDLSTIDDSEVATEIFLREIDLGQGFRVVNDLNVFFALINEPGTYPITYRVTSDLGCTDDTTKIITIPEADFAVEEVCFGEETNFLDQSTTFGSPVILYEWDFDGDGITDAQGSSASFAYPSAGTFEATLTITNTSGCTATVTKTFDVKTAPEIIEVSEDKFICAGGAAELSVSYTSSSSVIGVEWDNGGGIGETVVVSPTETTLYTVTVTDSTGCTDEEYVLVNVVNTPYLPADTVICVGESYTIDATVPGGVPATYQWSTGSIDPIIEVTESGTYIVNVQAFGFDAENTLCEITDTVVVQFNTSPLPYSGDVTTCFAEGNILDLTLPNNFTNVVWTSDIFEAPIQANEIQVSEAGVIYLSATNELGCELYDSLTIEEVCEPLVFLPDAYTPNGDGLNDGFGVKGKNFTNYELTIYNRWGEMVFQTKDPTRTWMGNFNGEPMPAGLYPYVVKYESELTPGEQVVKFGNVNLIR